The following are encoded together in the Streptomyces sp. NBC_00341 genome:
- a CDS encoding CU044_2847 family protein produces MAVVVGSVAPGEDGPIPVVVDAEAYLTTGAPATDVDSLYDSEETRAASDAARRALGAAGDLYGDGLDLARRCASQAMRRLGDLGQGLRPDEIELQVGITFEAGMAAVVKTGAQAQIQLTFRWQPGREDLATATVTPS; encoded by the coding sequence ATGGCTGTCGTTGTGGGTTCTGTGGCACCGGGGGAGGACGGTCCGATACCGGTCGTGGTGGACGCCGAGGCGTATCTCACGACCGGGGCGCCCGCCACCGACGTGGACTCCCTGTACGACAGCGAGGAGACCCGGGCCGCGTCCGACGCGGCCCGGCGCGCCCTGGGGGCGGCCGGCGATCTGTACGGGGACGGCCTGGACCTCGCCCGTCGGTGCGCCTCCCAGGCCATGCGCAGACTCGGTGACCTGGGGCAGGGGCTGCGGCCCGACGAGATCGAACTCCAGGTCGGCATCACCTTCGAGGCCGGGATGGCCGCCGTGGTGAAGACCGGTGCGCAGGCGCAGATCCAGCTCACCTTCCGCTGGCAGCCGGGGCGCGAGGACCTGGCCACGGCGACGGTGACGCCTTCATGA
- a CDS encoding AAA family ATPase, with amino-acid sequence MSEPDRAVPILPYSRVVGQDELKLALELNFVAPGIGGVLIAGQRGTAKSTVVRAFALMTGGRLPVTLPINATDDRVLGGWELDALMRGEARRQTGLLEEAHVKGLLYVDEVNLLDDHIVNIILDVVSTGVLSVQREGIDTETHVSFGLVGTMNPEEGSLRAQLLDRFGLMVTAAGLTIEQRHRMITTVLTFEEELAVDGSAWLRAAHEENGRLRERLLAARERLTGVRLEEDISRLCAEAAARSGAVGQRGDLLVAKAARALAAMEDERRVEPRHVHRVLPLALRHRRPESAHGAEFAWGPDEYGILDDLFG; translated from the coding sequence ATGAGCGAGCCGGACCGCGCGGTCCCGATCCTCCCGTACAGCCGCGTCGTCGGGCAGGACGAGCTGAAGCTCGCGCTGGAGCTGAACTTCGTCGCCCCGGGCATCGGCGGCGTCCTGATCGCGGGACAGCGCGGCACGGCCAAGTCCACCGTCGTACGCGCCTTCGCGCTGATGACCGGCGGCCGGCTGCCCGTCACCCTGCCGATCAACGCGACCGACGACCGGGTGCTCGGCGGCTGGGAGCTGGACGCGCTGATGCGCGGCGAGGCGAGAAGGCAGACCGGACTGCTCGAAGAGGCCCACGTGAAAGGGCTGTTGTACGTCGACGAGGTCAACCTCCTGGACGACCACATCGTCAACATCATCCTGGACGTGGTCTCCACGGGCGTGCTGTCCGTCCAGCGCGAGGGCATCGACACCGAGACCCATGTCTCCTTCGGGCTCGTCGGCACCATGAACCCGGAGGAGGGCAGCCTGCGCGCCCAGTTGCTCGACAGGTTCGGACTGATGGTCACCGCCGCCGGGCTCACCATCGAGCAGCGGCACCGGATGATCACCACCGTGCTCACCTTCGAGGAGGAGCTCGCAGTCGACGGCTCGGCCTGGCTGCGGGCCGCGCACGAGGAGAACGGGCGGCTGCGCGAACGGCTGCTGGCCGCCCGGGAGCGGCTCACCGGGGTCCGGCTGGAGGAGGACATCAGCCGGCTCTGCGCCGAGGCGGCCGCCCGGTCCGGCGCCGTCGGACAGCGCGGTGACCTCCTGGTGGCCAAGGCGGCCCGCGCGCTGGCGGCCATGGAGGACGAGCGGCGGGTGGAGCCCCGGCATGTGCACCGGGTGCTGCCGCTCGCGCTGCGCCACCGCAGGCCCGAGTCCGCCCACGGCGCGGAGTTCGCCTGGGGGCCGGACGAGTACGGCATCCTCGACGATCTGTTCGGCTGA